The nucleotide window GGTGAAGGTGCACGCGCCGGCAGGCTCGCACGTCGAGGTGCGGGCGGGCGCGGCGGACGTCACGGTGACCGGCTCGGCCGGCCGCGTCGACCTGCTCACCGGCTCCGGCGAGGTGAAGCTCGACCGCGCCGACGGCTCGGCCACCATCCGCACCGGCAGCGGCGCCGTCAAGCTCGGGCCGACGCTGGGCGGGCTGCAGCTGCGCAGCGGCAGCGGCCACGTCGAGGCGTCGTCGATCAGCGGGTCCGCGACGCTGGCGACCGGCACCGGCGACGTCTGGCTGGGCGCGGTCTCCGGCGAGGTGATGGCCCGCACCGGCAGCGGCGACCTGTCCGTGGCCGACGCCGCGTCGGGCACGCTCGACCTGATCACCGGCTCCGGCGAGGTCCGGATCGGCATCCGCGGCGGGACGTCCGCCGAGGTCGACCTGACCTCCAGCGGCGGCCGCGTCTCCAGTGAGCTGGACGTCGCCGACACCGCCCCCGAGGGCGGCGTGAAGCTGAAGGTCCGCGCCCGCACGGGCACCGGCAACGCCGTGGTGACGCGCGCGGCGGGGTGAGCAAGGGGGAGGAACGGGCCGTTCCCGGTGGGGGCACCGGGAACGGCCCGTTCGCGCGAAATACCAGAGAGCACGCTCGGCAGAAATCCGGCGAACGAAGGGTGAATTCGTCGAAATTCCGTTTCAGGTGATTACACACGGATTTCTCGACTTCGTCTTGAACAAATCGCGAGGCTGTCTCGTTCACAACGGTTGACCGCGCCGGCCTGGCGAAAGGTGACCGAGTGTCCGCGCTGATCCGCCCCTCCTCGTTGTCCGGCCTGACCGCCGCCGACCGCGTGCTGTTCCAGCGGTTCGGCACCGGAAATCCCGCCGGGGTTCCGTTCCACCGCATTCATGACGCCGTATTGGCGCAGGCGCGAGTCCGTCCGGACGCGCTCGCCGTGGTGCACTCGGGTGAATCGCTCACGTACGCCGAACTCGAGCGCAGATCGGCGGCGCTCGCCGCCGCGCTCGCCCGCCTCGGGGTGCGGCCCGGGCACCACGTCGGGCTGTTCCTCACCCGGTCGATCCCGATGGTGGTCGGCATCCTCGCGGTGCTCCGCGCGGGCGCGGCGTACGTGCCGCAGGACATCCGGATCACGCCCGCCGCGCAGCTGCGGCACATCGTGGCCACCGCGGGCATCGACGTCGTCCTGACCACGCGCGAGCACGCCGCCGCGCTGCCCGCCGGCCTCGGCCGGGTCGTCGCCGTCGACGGTGAGCACCCGGACCACGACGCTCCTTTTGTGACCGGCGGCGGCACCGCGATGGTGATCTTCACGTCCGGGACGACCGGGCGGCCCAACGGCGTGCAGGTCACCCACGCGAACCTCGCCAACGTCCTGCTGACCGCGCCCGGCTCGCTCGGCATCCGGCCCGGCGACCGCGTGGCGCAGCTGCTGAACATCGCCTTCGACATGGCCGCCTGGGAAATCCTCGGCACCCTCTCGCACGGCGGCTGCCTGCTGGTCCGCGGCAAGGACATCGAAGAGACCGCCCGCGAAGCCGACGTCCTCATCGCCACGCCGGGCGTGCTGTCCACAGTGGACCCCCGGGCCTGCCCGCGGGTACGGACCGTCGCCGTGGCGGGCGAACGGTGCCCGATCGCGCTGGCCGACGCCTGGTCGCGGCGGGCGCGCTTCCACAACGCCTGCGGCCCCACCGAAGTGACCATCGTCAACACCGTGCAGCGCTACGACCCGCGGCTCGGCCGGCTGACCATCGGCCGCCCGGTGCCGAACACCACGGTGTACGTGCTCGACGACGAGCTGAGACCGTGCCCGATCGGCCAGGTCGGCGAGATGTGGGCGGGCGGCGCGTGCGTCACGGCGGGGTACGCCGGCAACGACGTCCTCACCGCCGAGCGCTACCGGCCGGACCCCTTCCTCGGCGGCGCGCACCGGATGTTCCGCACCCGGGACCTCGTCCGGTGGACCACCGACGGGCAGCTGGAGCACCACGGGCGGACCGACGACCAGGTGAAGGTGCGCGGCTTCCGCGTCGAGCTGGACGCGGTCACCGCGACGCTGGAGCGGGCGCCGGGCTGCGAACGGGCCACCACCTTGCTGTACGAGGGCGGGCTCGTCGGCTTCGTGACTCCCTCGACGGCCGAGCCGGAGCTGATCCGCCGTTCGGCGGAAGCCGCGCTGCCGTACTACAGCGTGCCTGCGATGATCGTCCCGGTGGACCACCTGCCGCTCACCGAGCGGGGCAAGGTCGACCGGCGCGCCCTGCTGTCGCGTTTGGACAGTCGTGAACCCGCGGAGACGGTGGCATGACGGCGACGCTGCCCACCGCCACGGAGTCCGTGCGGGCCCGGCTGAAGCGGCGGCCGTGGACCCACCACAACCGGCTGGCCGCCGCCGTGGTCGCCGGCAACGTCGTCGCCGCCACCGCCGGCCCGCTCGACGTCGGCGTGCTGACGTGGCTGGTGCTCGGCAACCTGACCCTGGCCGTGGTGATCCGCCAGCAGCTGGTGATCAACCTGCTGTTCCGGCTGGCGACCGCCGCGCCGCTGCGGCGTTCGCTGCGGCTGCGCTGGACGCTGGGCAAGGTCTACCACTTCGGCGGCCTGCACGTCGGCGGCACGCTCTGCGCCACCGCCTGGTTCTTCGTGCTCACCGGCGTGCTCACCGCCCGCGGCGGGCCGGCGGCGCTGCTGCTGACCAGCTGGGCGATCGCGGTGGTCCTCACCGGCATGATCGTGCTCGCGCTGCCGCGGCTGCGGGCCCGGCGGCACGACCTGTTCGAGCGCTCGCACCGGTTCGGCGGCTGGTCGCTGCTGGTGCTGTTCACCGTCCACTCGGTGCTGCTGGCCGGGCCAGACTTCGTGGGCTCGGGACCGTTCTGGGTGCTGCTGGTCGTCGTGACGAGCGTGGCGCTGCCGTGGCTGCGGCTGCGGCGGGTGCCGGTGCGGATCACCCGGCCGTCGCCGCACGTGGCGCTCCTGTCGTTCGACTACGGCGTCACGCCGTTCGCCGGTTCGTCGACGGCGCTGAGCCGGAACCCGTTGCTGGAGTGGCATTCCTTCGCGAACGTGCCCGCGCCCGGGCGAACCGGGTTCCGGCTGACGGTGTCCCGGGCCGGCGACTGGACCGGCGCCCTGATCGACGACCTGCCGTCGCACCTGTGGGTGAAGGGCATCCCGACCGCGGGCGTCGGCAACATCGACAAGCTGTTCCGCCGGGTGGTCTGGGTGGCGACCGGCAGCGGGATCGGCCCGTGCCTGCCACACCTGCTGTCCGGCGAGACGCCCGCGCGGCTCGTGTGGTCGACCCGCCACCCGCGGCGCACCTACGGCGACGAGCTCGTCGACGAAATCCTCGCCGTCCAGCCGGACGCCGTCGTGTGGGACACCGACAGCGCCGGCAAACCCGATCTGGTCGAACTGGCCCTGAGCGCGCACCGGGACTTCGACGCGGAAGCAGTGATCTGCATTTCGAACAAGAAGACAACGTGGCACGTCGTCGAGGCGCTGGAAGCCCGCGGGGTTCCGGCCTTCGGCGCGATCTGGGACTCGTGAGGGAGACAGCATGGACCGGACCGTCGTAGTC belongs to Amycolatopsis tolypomycina and includes:
- a CDS encoding amino acid adenylation domain-containing protein, translating into MSALIRPSSLSGLTAADRVLFQRFGTGNPAGVPFHRIHDAVLAQARVRPDALAVVHSGESLTYAELERRSAALAAALARLGVRPGHHVGLFLTRSIPMVVGILAVLRAGAAYVPQDIRITPAAQLRHIVATAGIDVVLTTREHAAALPAGLGRVVAVDGEHPDHDAPFVTGGGTAMVIFTSGTTGRPNGVQVTHANLANVLLTAPGSLGIRPGDRVAQLLNIAFDMAAWEILGTLSHGGCLLVRGKDIEETAREADVLIATPGVLSTVDPRACPRVRTVAVAGERCPIALADAWSRRARFHNACGPTEVTIVNTVQRYDPRLGRLTIGRPVPNTTVYVLDDELRPCPIGQVGEMWAGGACVTAGYAGNDVLTAERYRPDPFLGGAHRMFRTRDLVRWTTDGQLEHHGRTDDQVKVRGFRVELDAVTATLERAPGCERATTLLYEGGLVGFVTPSTAEPELIRRSAEAALPYYSVPAMIVPVDHLPLTERGKVDRRALLSRLDSREPAETVA
- a CDS encoding DUF4097 family beta strand repeat-containing protein, with the translated sequence MSEEQTTPAGEPDEDNTELVRIDEFETDVPLELDVSVTIGRVEVVLEGDSGARVELRHDQGEQQPWVAGVNSLLSWVGERFGDQLGVDPGASPAEAVHQSRIEKLGNRLVVSAPKAWQLRNVALAVKVHAPAGSHVEVRAGAADVTVTGSAGRVDLLTGSGEVKLDRADGSATIRTGSGAVKLGPTLGGLQLRSGSGHVEASSISGSATLATGTGDVWLGAVSGEVMARTGSGDLSVADAASGTLDLITGSGEVRIGIRGGTSAEVDLTSSGGRVSSELDVADTAPEGGVKLKVRARTGTGNAVVTRAAG